One region of Thiomonas intermedia genomic DNA includes:
- a CDS encoding ABC transporter ATP-binding protein — translation MHVQLIDISKRFGPVLANDAVSLEIGDGEVLALLGENGAGKSTLMKVLYGYYRADGGQVLVDGREVAIDSPRDAMAQGIGMVFQQFSLIPALTVLDNLLLAYPEPPIWHSRRNTEKAVRLLAEFAPGVAADRRVADLSVGQKQQVELVKVLNLDAQLVILDEPTSVLAPEEVQRLHAVVRRLAESGRSVVFITHKLEDVRACAHRVAVMRGGRLVDQADARGIDAEKLVALMVGNTQLRSVAQTAPPDDSVARISIRGLRSQADTLALEGIDLDIAPGEVLGIAGVSGNGQDLLADAVTGMAPISAGDVLLDGEVLHSHDTARPHDARQGYIPEYPLKNAVAADMRNSLNLALRRLGGMPLFPRWDTLELRARDLMEQFDVRPRQTRLASGRLSGGNLQKLVIARELSEPRRFVVACYPTMGLDLQATQAVYDALFRQAAGGAAVLWISEDLDDLLRYAHRIAVLYHGKVVGVLPAAAADRMQIGHLMTHGATP, via the coding sequence ATGCACGTCCAGCTCATCGACATCAGCAAGCGCTTCGGCCCCGTCCTGGCCAATGACGCCGTGTCGCTGGAGATCGGCGACGGCGAAGTGCTGGCCCTGCTGGGCGAGAACGGCGCCGGCAAGAGCACCCTGATGAAGGTGCTCTACGGCTACTACCGGGCCGACGGCGGACAGGTGCTGGTGGATGGGCGCGAGGTGGCCATCGACTCCCCGCGCGATGCGATGGCCCAGGGCATCGGCATGGTGTTTCAGCAGTTCAGCCTGATTCCGGCGCTGACCGTGCTGGACAACCTGCTGCTGGCCTACCCCGAGCCGCCAATCTGGCACAGCCGCCGCAACACCGAAAAGGCGGTGCGCCTGCTTGCGGAGTTCGCGCCCGGTGTGGCCGCGGACCGGCGCGTCGCCGACCTGTCGGTCGGGCAGAAGCAGCAGGTCGAACTGGTCAAGGTGCTCAACCTCGATGCGCAGCTGGTCATCCTCGACGAGCCGACCTCGGTGCTGGCCCCGGAGGAAGTGCAGCGCCTGCATGCGGTGGTGCGGCGGCTGGCCGAATCGGGCCGCAGCGTGGTGTTCATCACCCACAAACTCGAAGACGTGCGGGCCTGCGCGCACCGCGTGGCGGTGATGCGGGGCGGCCGACTGGTCGACCAGGCCGATGCGCGCGGCATCGACGCCGAGAAGCTGGTCGCGCTCATGGTGGGCAACACCCAGCTGCGCTCGGTCGCACAGACCGCGCCGCCCGACGATTCGGTGGCCCGCATCTCGATCCGCGGGCTGCGCAGCCAGGCCGACACGCTCGCGCTCGAAGGCATCGACCTCGACATTGCGCCGGGCGAAGTGCTCGGCATCGCCGGTGTATCGGGCAACGGGCAAGATCTTCTGGCCGACGCCGTGACCGGCATGGCGCCGATCAGCGCGGGCGACGTACTGCTCGACGGCGAGGTGCTGCACAGCCACGACACCGCGCGGCCGCACGACGCCCGCCAGGGCTACATCCCCGAATACCCCTTGAAGAACGCGGTGGCCGCCGACATGCGCAACAGCCTGAATCTTGCGCTTCGCCGCCTCGGCGGCATGCCGCTGTTCCCGCGCTGGGACACGCTGGAGCTGCGCGCCCGGGACCTCATGGAACAGTTCGACGTGCGCCCGCGCCAGACACGGCTGGCCTCGGGCCGGCTGTCCGGGGGCAATCTGCAGAAGCTGGTGATCGCCCGCGAGCTGTCGGAGCCGCGGCGCTTCGTCGTGGCCTGCTACCCGACCATGGGGCTGGACCTGCAGGCCACCCAGGCCGTCTACGACGCCCTGTTCCGCCAGGCCGCAGGCGGCGCCGCCGTGCTGTGGATCTCGGAAGACCTCGACGATCTGCTGCGCTATGCCCACCGCATCGCGGTGCTCTATCACGGCAAGGTCGTCGGCGTGCTGCCCGCAGCCGCGGCCGACCGCATGCAGATCGGCCACCTGATGACCCACGGAGCTACACCATGA
- a CDS encoding ABC transporter permease, protein MSTSTAWRTLADRLTVPAGGIGVFLLLAAAFFFFNGYAPLTIFNQIVQGAFGNALSINTTLTKTIPILFCALATALPARMGLISVGAEGQLYFGALAGTAIVLHMTSAPIWQLLPAAVLLTLLGGGLWGAIPGLLRAVLGVNETIVTILMNYVAIQLVQYAVYGPWKDAGNLGWPATIAFPEAAKFPSINLGGLSTDWALPLAVLLAVALHVLVEKSRWGTGLDLLRSNPRVARMAGLSYTRQTLLVMALAGGLAGLAGYVQTANVQTHLQPDISSGYGYVGFLVAWLAGQNFLRIIPLALVMGGLLSAGDALQLFAQLPFANTVVMQALLFMSVLGVGAWRARRKAAV, encoded by the coding sequence ATGAGCACGTCCACCGCCTGGCGCACCCTGGCCGACCGGCTCACCGTTCCGGCGGGCGGCATCGGCGTGTTTCTGCTGCTCGCCGCGGCGTTCTTTTTCTTCAACGGCTACGCGCCGCTGACCATCTTCAACCAGATCGTGCAGGGCGCCTTCGGCAATGCCCTGTCGATCAACACCACCCTGACCAAGACCATCCCCATCCTGTTCTGCGCTCTGGCCACCGCGCTGCCCGCGCGCATGGGCCTGATCTCGGTGGGCGCGGAAGGGCAGCTTTACTTCGGCGCGCTGGCAGGCACCGCCATCGTGCTGCACATGACCTCGGCGCCGATCTGGCAACTCTTGCCCGCCGCGGTGCTGCTCACGCTGCTGGGCGGCGGCCTCTGGGGCGCCATTCCCGGCCTGCTGCGGGCGGTGCTGGGCGTGAACGAGACCATCGTCACCATACTGATGAACTATGTGGCCATCCAGCTCGTCCAGTACGCGGTGTATGGGCCGTGGAAGGATGCGGGCAACCTGGGCTGGCCCGCCACCATCGCCTTCCCGGAAGCCGCGAAATTCCCCTCCATCAACCTTGGCGGCCTGAGCACAGACTGGGCGCTGCCCCTTGCCGTGCTGCTGGCCGTGGCGCTCCATGTGCTGGTGGAAAAGAGCCGCTGGGGCACCGGCCTCGACCTGCTGCGCAGCAATCCGCGCGTGGCCCGCATGGCCGGGCTGTCCTACACCCGTCAGACCCTTCTGGTCATGGCGCTCGCGGGTGGGCTGGCCGGGCTGGCGGGCTATGTGCAGACCGCCAACGTGCAGACGCATCTGCAACCCGACATCTCGTCCGGCTACGGCTATGTCGGCTTTCTGGTGGCGTGGCTGGCCGGACAGAACTTCCTGCGCATCATTCCGCTGGCACTGGTCATGGGCGGCCTTCTTTCTGCGGGTGACGCGCTGCAGCTGTTTGCCCAGTTGCCCTTCGCCAACACCGTGGTGATGCAGGCCCTGCTGTTCATGAGCGTGCTCGGCGTGGGTGCCTGGCGCGCCAGGCGAAAGGCGGCGGTATGA
- a CDS encoding AtzG-like protein yields the protein MNDSTRLPTPAAPAAELVDWGARQHGLPLDAAARVRIAQQVERLQQVMAVLDGVALTVHDEPAPDFVPDAEPAP from the coding sequence ATGAACGATTCCACGCGACTTCCCACGCCAGCCGCTCCGGCCGCTGAGCTGGTCGACTGGGGTGCGCGTCAGCACGGACTGCCGCTGGATGCCGCGGCCCGCGTGCGGATTGCGCAGCAGGTCGAGCGCCTGCAACAGGTGATGGCCGTGCTCGATGGCGTGGCCTTGACGGTGCATGACGAACCGGCGCCGGACTTTGTGCCCGACGCGGAGCCCGCGCCATGA
- a CDS encoding ABC transporter permease, whose translation MNGGLLLGLLSIALLTATPVLLAMLGETLTERAGVVNLGVEGQMLVGAAAGFAATHITGSPWAGLAVGAAAGVALSSVHALLCLGLGVNQIASGLAILFLGNGLSSFYGTSLVGQQIEGFHSLRHGWLADLPVVGGFLSQLTPTVYLGLALVVVCGLFLYRTQWGLVWRSAGESADALRMLGKHPMRLRVTAVLTGGAFTGLAGAALSVDYTRTWVEQMTAGRGLLAVGLVIVARWNPWLALPVALIYGLSEALSLRLQSMGSDLSPYLLGTLPYLVPLIVLLLSYRASQRGTSMPQELAGVFRGMS comes from the coding sequence ATGAACGGGGGACTGCTTCTCGGCCTGTTGTCCATCGCCCTGCTTACGGCCACGCCGGTGCTGCTGGCCATGCTCGGAGAAACGCTCACCGAGCGGGCCGGGGTGGTGAACCTCGGCGTGGAAGGGCAGATGCTCGTCGGCGCGGCCGCCGGGTTCGCGGCCACCCACATCACGGGCAGCCCCTGGGCGGGGCTGGCCGTGGGTGCCGCCGCGGGCGTGGCGCTGTCGTCGGTGCACGCGCTGCTCTGCCTCGGCCTGGGTGTGAACCAGATCGCCAGCGGCCTGGCCATCCTGTTTCTCGGCAACGGGCTGTCGTCGTTCTACGGCACCTCCCTGGTCGGCCAGCAGATCGAGGGCTTTCACAGCCTGCGCCACGGCTGGCTGGCCGACCTGCCGGTGGTCGGCGGCTTTCTCTCGCAACTCACGCCCACGGTCTACCTCGGGCTGGCGCTGGTGGTGGTCTGCGGCCTGTTCCTCTACCGCACGCAGTGGGGCCTGGTCTGGCGCTCGGCGGGCGAGTCGGCCGATGCGCTGCGCATGCTGGGCAAACACCCGATGCGTCTGCGCGTGACCGCGGTGCTCACGGGCGGCGCCTTCACCGGCCTGGCCGGCGCAGCCCTGTCGGTGGATTACACCCGGACCTGGGTCGAGCAGATGACCGCCGGTCGCGGCCTGCTCGCCGTGGGCCTGGTGATCGTGGCGCGCTGGAACCCCTGGCTGGCCCTGCCGGTCGCGCTGATCTACGGGCTGTCGGAGGCGCTATCGCTGCGGCTGCAGTCGATGGGCTCCGACCTCTCTCCCTATCTGCTCGGCACTCTGCCCTATCTGGTGCCGCTGATCGTGCTGTTGCTGAGCTACCGGGCCAGCCAGCGCGGCACCTCCATGCCTCAGGAGCTCGCCGGCGTGTTCCGCGGCATGTCCTGA